The window ACCCCTGCCGAGAATGCAGGGGTCACTGCCGCTGCGTGAGCGCGCCCAGACACGGAATGCGGTCTCCACGGACGCGGCCCGGCGGCCGGGCGCATCGGCGCTGGGCGCGGTCACCGGGCCCCCTGCCAGTGTCGGTTACGGCCCCGTGAACCGCCGGAAGCACACCGGCACATCAGGCAGGTGGCTCGGGACCAACGCTCGGGTCACGAGCCACCAGCCTGCCCTGCCGCACCCCTGGCTGATCCCTTCGCCAGAGGGCCGACGGCGTGGGCGGCCTTCCGCACCTAAGCCCCCTCGCGCGTGGGCACTGCTACGCCAAGCCTCTGCGTTGCCCCGACCGCCCGACACCTCAGGCCGGATGGTCCCACTCAATCCAGGCAGGCATGCATCGACACCCGTCCGCACGTCCACCGCCCGGAGGACTCCCCGACATGACCTCGCCCGGCAACCCCTCACCACCCAGGCAGCAAGCACCCCATCGCGCCGGACAGCGACGCGTACCTGGCGCGAACGGCAGAGGAAGTCACCCAGCTCCGCCATACCGTCGCCTCCCACGCGCGGGCGGAGTACGGAAGGTCAGGCCAGGTTGATGTTCTCGGCCTGGGGGCCCTTCTGGCCCTGGGTGACGTCGAACGTCACGCTCTGGCCCTCCTGGAGCTCCCGGAAGCCCGAGGAGTTGATCGCCGAGTAGTGGGCGAAAACGTCCGGACCGCCGCCGTCCTGAGCGATGAAGCCAAAGCCCTTCTCCGCGTTGAACCACTTCACAGTTCCCGTAGCCATGTCTCATGCCTTCCAGTCGATGGACGCCTCCCACAACGTGCGGAAGGCGGAGGTGATCGCCCTGGTTCCTGCGGCACAGCACAGCAAAACGCCCACGCCTACGGCGTGGGCAAAGGGAAATTCCGAACCACGACAGCTGACGCAGACGGTACACGCCCGCACATGCAGTCACCACAGGAAACGCGGCGGCCTGCGCGCCCCGGGTCAAGTCACGGCCGTTGGATGCGCCGATTCGGCGGCGCGGCGGTGTTCGGCGTCGATGCGCTGGGACTCCTCGAGTTGGTCTTCGAGGATGATGATGCGGCAGGCGGCCTCGATAGGGGGTGCCCTGGTCGACGAGTTCGTGGGCGCGGGCGGCGATGCGCAGCTGGTAACGGGAGTAGCGGCGGTGTCCGCCGCCCGAGCGCAGCGGGGTGATCAGGCGGGCTTCGCCGATCGCGCGTGAGGAAGCCCTGGTGCCGAGCATCTCGGCGGCCCGGCCCATCGTGTAGGCGGGGTAATCGTCGTCATCGAGACGGCCGAACGAGGCGTCTGCTGTCACCGCACCTCTCTGTGGAACGCGCGGAGGGGCCCGGGAGCATGTGGCTCCCGGGCCCCGAAGGAACTGCTACACCATCTGCCGGCCCTAGTACTGCGCCGGCCTTCTGTGTCCGCCCACCCGGCCTGAACTTCGCCGGGGGTGCGGGGATCGCGGATGCGTGACCGGAGACCACCTCACTATCGATGTCCTGCGGTACCCGGGCTCCGTATTGCTCGCCCGGGCGATCCTGATGGCGCTTGGCTCCTCCGTTCTTTCCTCTGGATCACTCACTTACCAAACGGGAACTGCGTACTGCTGATACTGCGAACTGCTTGTACTGCCGGTGTTGCGTCCTGCTGGTGGCCTCTCACAGCGCCACTTCGACAGCCGGCCCCGTCGCCCATCCTGCATCTGCTCTGGCTTAGAACTCCACTGCCGAACCTCCCGGTGCGCGCGCCCGCAGCAAGACGCCTTCACCGAGGTACCGCTCACTGACTTCACTGCTGGGTACTGCCATACGGGTACTGCCACTGCGGTACTGCTCACGGCGGCCCCTGATCACCGCGGGCCACCCGGTCCGGTCACCAGTCCCGTCGCCGTCCTGCAACCAACCTGGCTTCGAAACTCCGTCACCGCACCGTCCTGATCACTGCAACTGCTGGTACTGCGGTCCAGCCGCCCGGCAGTTCGTCTCTGCCGGGCCCTTCGATCTCTTCGGGCTACGAGAGAAACCATAACCACACCACAGCCCAATGTCTACTACGGCCAATACAGATTTCCTCGCGTTCGGCGATGAGGTAATCGGCCTCAACCAGCGACGCCGAAGCGCAGGGCGGCCTTCGCCGGGGTGCCCGCCACAGGCAGGAGGCACAAGAAGGCCGCTCTGACCGTGGTGGTCGGGCACCGCCGCCATCACGACGGACCTCGACCGCTGCTGACAGTCCTTCCCGCGACGCTCCGACACCGAGCACATGTTTCGCCTGTTCAAGCAGACGCTCGGATGGACCAAGCCGCGGCTCCGCAACCCGGAGGCGGCAGACCGGTGGACGTGGCTCGTGATCGCCGCCTGCACCAGCTCCGGCTCACCCGCCCACTGGCCGCCGATCTACGGCGCCCCTGGGAGAGGCCGCCCGAACCGAACAGACTGACATCCGCCCGCGTCCGACGAGGGTTCCGGAACCTGCGAGCGAGGACCGGCTCTCCAGCCGGTGCGCCAAAACCGTCCCACCCCGGGCCTGGCCGACCGCGTGGCTCGAAGAGCCGCCGTCTGGCCACCCGTCATGGCGTGGGCGGAGTCCCCCTTGCCGTGCCTCAAGACCGCTGGCTGGGAGTGTGGGGCCGCGCGTCCGTCCATCGGCGGCGTCTACTGGTGGGCTCTCGTATTCAGCTGTCGCCGGATCCCCACCCGCTTCTAGCCTGCGGTGCCCGAGGTGCTGGCTGCCGGCGTAGGGGTTCTGGGATCGGGGTGAAGATGAGAAGGCTGGGGTTGAAGGGCCTGCGTAAGGGCAAGGAATGCACCAATGCACCCACACGGTATGTCTATGGGCGGTAACGATGTCTATGGGTGGTAACGGCAGTGACGGCCCCCTCGTGTTCGACGCCGACGAGACGGGGTTTGAGCACGATGTGCTGCAGCGCTCTGCCGAGGTGCCGGTCGTTGTCGAGTTCTGGGCCGACTGGTGCGAGCCTTGTAAGTCGCTCGGACCTCGGCTGGAGCGGTTGGCAGCCGAATACGCGGGCAAGTTCGTGCTCGCGAGGTTCGATGTCGAGGCGAATCAGTTGCTGTTCCAGCAGTTCGGCGTGCAGTCGATTCCGGCCGTCTTCGCGGTCGTCTCCGGACAGGCGCTCCCTCTGTTCCAGGGCGCAGCACCGGAGCCGCAGATCCGCCAGGTGCTGGACGAGCTGATCGCGATGGCCGGCTGATGGCTGCCCCGTAGTTCCTCGACGCCCGACCAGACGTGGCGGACATGCCTGAACTTCCCTCGGATACCCGTAAGGCATGTACGAAATCGGCTACGTCCCTGACTTGCCTGTCACCTCCCAGACGCCCTAGATAATCCCCGCCGCGGCCGGGACCGGCACCGCTGGGACCTCATCCGGTACGGCCCGCAGCTCCTCTCCCGTGGCCGGGAACGCCATCACAGATGGTGTCCCGCCACCTGAACCACCGCGTGCTGCTGCCCGATCCTGCTCCGTGCGCGGGGACATGGTGGTGATCCCGTAGACGTACTGGGTGTCTCCGTCGTAGGTGGCCTTGTAATGCGTGCGGGCACGGAAGTGATAGGTCTTGCCGCTGTCCAGAGTCGGTGTCCAGGTGCCGGCGGTGCCGCTGCTCGTCCACGCTGACGGCCGATAGGTTGTCGGGGTCGTGCTGCTGCCGGCGTACAGCTCAAACTCCGGTCGCACGACAGCCTGCGAGCCGTCCGCCGAGGTGGGAGTGGCCGTGAACCGTGGAGTCTGGTCCCTGATGTACGGCGGGGAGGTTGCGGCAGAGCAGGACGTGCTCGGATCGGCGATCTTCACGTAGGACGGTGCGGTGTTCGGAACGCCGACGTACGTGATCGACAGCTTCGGTTTCCGCTCGGCCGTGATGGGGTCGTCCTTGGGCGACATGAACTGCTTCCACGCGTACGGGTCATCCTCGTCCGCGCGCAGTCCCAGCGTGGTGGTGGTGTCCTTGGCCTTGGCTGTGTAGGCCACGGCAGCGGTGGCGTCGAACTCTACGGAACCGTCCGGACAGCTGCCGGAGAAGCCCTTGGCCGCGGACACGGTGTCCACCCGGGCCTTCCATGACGGCGGACTGGACCACGTCCTGCCGGAGCTGATCGAAGACGTCCGCCACAGCTCGATGTCCTTCTTCGTACAGTTGGCCGACCACATCTCGTAGGCCGCGAAGTCGGCGTGCAGGATCTTCTTCCCGGCCACGGCCCGGGTGTCGAACTGGAAGAGCGAGCGGGCCTTCTTGTTGTCCACATACGCGTCGTAACCCACACCCAGCGCATGACTGGTGTTCCAGAACGACGTACCGGGCATGTTGGACCACAGAGACGTGTAGCCGACCAGCTTGACGGACACGGTCGGCGGATCGATGACCACCGGGTACGAAGTGTCCGGATCGATGAGGAACTGCTGCGGTCAGCCGGTCGGTTGTCAGCGTCGTGTCCGCAACGGCCGTGCGGGAGTCAGGCTCCGGGGTGACTGCCTCGACCGGATCGGCGGTTTCTCCGGCCGCCTCGGCGTCATCGTTCGAGTCGGCCGAACCCATCATGGTGCTGAGGCCGGTGTCTACACTGGAGGGGCCGGAGTCCCACATCAGCGGCGAGCCGCTGATGAAGGTCGGCCGTCCACCGCCATCGACCAGAGCGGTCACGCCTCCGTGCGTGCGGACCTTCAGATCTTTGGTGGTGACCGGGTAGCGGATGGTGCCCAGCGAGGCTGCAGCCTGCGGAGTGTGCACCACAAGGTTTTGGGTGAAGCCGTCCGGCAGCACCTGCACCACGAGGTCCACATCCGGCCGCGGTACACGGCGTGGGAGCCGTCCAGAACCGGCTCAGGGAGCGGCCACGGCGAGAACACCTCGTAAGCGTGGCCGTCCCGCTCGAACCGCACCAGCGGCTCCTCGCTGCCGCCACCGGACAGAGTCACATCGTGCGCGGCCTTCGGCGCGAGAGTGCCGTTGGCCTGCTGAACGAGGGTGGTGTCGACCGGCGTCCACTTTCCGTCCTTGCGGACACGTTCCACCGCGGGGCGGACTCCGCGGTGAAGGTGCCGTCCGGATTCGCGAAGACCTGGTTGGTCTCCGTGGTGAGGCCCTGCACCGCAACCCGCTGCCGCGTCTCCGCGGCCTTGCGGGATGCCTTCAGCTCCGCCGACTCGGCCGGAAGCCCGTCGTCTTCCCAGAATGCGCGGCCCTTCGCCTCATCGTTCGCCGGCATCGTGGATGCCCCACCGACACTCGTATCGGCACCGCCGTCCCCGTCAGCCGCACCCGCCGCTGGAGATCCGCCCAGCACACCGACTACGACAGCCGCCGACAGGATGGCTCCAACTGTTCCTGAGACGGGCCGGCGCCATCGGCGCCGATACTGTCCCACTCCCATACCTCAACCCCAACTACCAGCAGAAAACCACAAGTCGCGGCAGATTAAAGATCAAGTAAGGAAGCGATCAAGAGTCGGAAACCCGCCCAGCCAGGGGGTTGCCGCAACGAACCACCCACTAAGTCAACTGTGAAGAAAATCGCACGACTTACTCACACTTTGGTCGACTTCCGCACAGCAAACGCAAAGTCAGCACGTCCCTCCCTGACGTTCCCACAGGCATTTTCCGCCTTGATCGTGCCGCGTGCCGCCCGAGTGGCACGACTCCGGCCTACGCCGGTTGTCGCCATGGTGTCGCGACGGTGCAAACGAGCGAACTCACCAGCACCCGTCCTCACAAGCTCGAGAGAGGCTTCGCCGAAAACTTGGGCTGGCTGCGGGGCGGCTAGCATCACCCCGCTGCTACGGACACCCCTGGTCACACAGCTCAGGGGCCGGCCTTCCACCTGGGGGTTTCATGGGCAAGCGTGCCGCCGCAACGGCCGTCGCCACACTCACGATCACATGCCTTTGCACTTCGACGGCTTCGGCGGACGCCCATCGGGGTGACACACAGGTCCTCTCCGCCACCATCAACGGCGGCAAGGCTGTCTTGATCGGGACTGCCGCGCAGACGTCCTTCACGGCAACCGTCACCGCCAGCGACCCCCAAGGCATCGACTACATCGACCCGCTCCTTTATAGGGGGCCCATCGCCGCGCCCACTGGCTACCTCGCCGCAGCACAGGGACCCGAATGCGCCTCGTCCAAAGACGGGACCACACGATGCACCTGGCGCTTCGTCATGAGTCAATCGTGGCTCCAGAACGCCGATGCCGGAACCTGGCGGCTTCACGTCAACGCGACAGCACAGGACGGCGACTACCACTGGAAGGACGCCGCGGCATCCGTCGACGTCCAGCGCGCCTCACACCTGACGGCCAACCCCTCACCTGAGCCCGTAACCGAGGGAAAGTCCATCACCATCACCGGCGCACTCAGCCGCGTCAACTGGACCGACTCCAAGTACCACGGGTACGCCAACCAGCGCGTACGCCTGCAGTTCCGCACACCCAGCGGCACCTACAGCACCATCAAAACCGTAACGTCGAGCTCCACAGGACACCTTAAAGCCACCGCCACCGCCAGCCGAGACGGATACTGGCGCTACAGCTACGCAGGCAGCAGCACCACCGCTCCCATCACCGCACCAGGCGACTTTGTCAACGTACGGTAACTAGGGCTGACTTCAGCGGCGATGCCTGGCGCGGCCGGCCTCCGCTACCCGGCCCGCGTATGTCGGCGCGCTGGGCTCAAAGCGTGCACATGCCCGCTGCGCCCCAATCCTCACCAATGCTGGTCTCAACCAGACCCGCATTGGCCGCATCCACGGCCCGCTCGGCCTCGACTTGGGTGCACGCCGCACTCGACAGGCGCGAGGCCCGGGTTCTGCGAGGGGACGGGGCCGATCAACAGCTGACAGCAGGCCAGGAGTCATGCGGTCGCGAGGGACACCTCGGTTGACTTGATCAAGGCCACGACCGGCGAGCCGGCCGCCAGGCACAGCTCGGTGACCGCGTACTTGGTGATCGCCGCGGTGAGCTATCCCCCATCGATCGAGACCTTGACCGTGGCCATCGCACCGCTCGTGGCGACGTCGCTGACGGTGCCGGGCAGCTAATTGCGGGTGGACAGGGCTTCCACGCGGCCGGTGGCGAGCCCACCTCGGTGAACTTCGCAACTCTCACCTTGCTAGGCGGCGCGTCACAGGTTGTAGCGTCGTCCTCGTCCCCGGCACGGGCGAGGCTAGGGGAAGGACAGACGGCGACAGGGCGGCGGCAACGTCGCGCGCGTGCCAGCCCTCAGGCTGCCGGCGCCGCGGTCCAGCCGAGTTCCGGGCCCGGCGGCGTCTGATCGCACGGCTGGCACACCCAGCTGGCCAACTCCGGGGCGAGGAGGCCAACAGTGGCCCGAACGACGGCCCGTGGGTGAGCCTTGGCACTCCTGTGTCCTGTCGTTCGGCACAGTTGCGGATTATGATCAACAGCAAGGCGGGGTCGTAGCACAGAGGTAGTGCGCCGCGACATCATCTCGGAGGACGTCGGTTCGAATCCGGCCGCCCCGCCCCTCTCAGGGTGATGGCTGCTGACTGCATCCGTCGTCGCCCCGCCCAACGACGTCTGGGCGGTCCTGGAGCACACTCCGCCAGGCGAGGGCCCTGCGGTAGCCTCGCGGGAGCTGCGGCCGCTGCGCTGGGGTCTCGTGCCGACCTGGGCGAAGGAGGCGAAGATCGGCGCGCGGATGATCAACGCCCGGGTGGAGACCGTGCACGAGAAGCCGGCCTTCCGCCGCGCGTTCCTCAAGCGCCGCTGCCTGCTCCCCGCGGACGGCTTCTACGAATGGCAGCCGAGCACGGACCCGGCCACCGGCAAGGCACGCAAACAGCCGTACTTCATCCACCCCGAAGACGAGCAGGTGTGGGTTGTGCCCGGGCAACGGCGGGGTGTGCGGAGCGGGGGCGTTGATGTCCGCGACGTTCCATATCTGCACGACGGCGTCAGCGCCCACGCTGGCCAGTACGGTGCCATCTTTGTTGAAAGCGATTCCCTCTACAGAGTCTGCATGCCCGGTCAGGTACTTGGGGCGCGCTTGCGGGCGGCCGGGGTTGCTGACGTCCCACAACCGGACATCCTGGTCCGCTGTGACCAGTGTCTTGCTGTCGGGGCTGAACGCCAGCGACACGGCTCCATTCTTGTGCTCGTCATACGGCTTGTCGTACGGCTGTACAAGCGGTTTACCGACAGCACGTGGAGATTGCCGGTCGGCTACCTTCCACAACCTAATATTCTCCAACGACGTCTCGGTGGCCAACGTGTTGCCATCAGGGCTGAAGACCACTTCACCGACGGGTTTTGCGTCGGGAGAAGGACTCGACAGCGTCCGAGGGTCCTTCAGTTGCGTGATGTCCCACACCCACAGTCCGTCGGGGCTGCCGGCGGCAAGAGTGCGGCCCGAAGGGCTGAAAGCCACGGAGTCTGCGTCCGGATCCTGCCCGCTGCCGTGCAGATACGCACGCAGAGGGCTGCCGACCAGGGTGGGGTGCTGGGGGTCGGCCACATCCCACAGGCGCACAAGGCCATCGTTGCTCGCGGTGGCGAGCATCCGACCGTCCGCGCTGAAGCGGACCTCACGTACCTCCCCGGACCCGATACGAAGGGGCTTCAGCTGTCGAGCACCTGAAGAGGCGGCGAGATCCCACAGCCGTACCGTTCCCTCCGAGCAGGTACAGGCGAGCAGGTTTCCGCGAGGCGAGAAGTCCACCGCGTTGACCCGGTCCGACGGACCGTACAGCTTGATGGCCTGCGGGCTGCTCGCGTCTGTGATCAGTCGACTGGTGAGATCGGTGTTGTCGTCACTCACACGGCGGCGATATGCCGCTAGATCGAACTGCGCGGCCAAAGAAGGCTGTGTAGGACGCATCCGGTCGCCTTCAACCATGAGTCGCTGGAATATGGCCGCGTCCCGCTCGGTCCGGGCCTGGGAGCGCTGATGGAATGCGACGACGGCAGCAGCGGAGGCGATCAACGCCAAGGCGGACAGCAGGGCGATCATCGCGCGCCGCACATGCGTGGCGCGCTGTTTTTGCCGTATCGCCGAGCGGAGGAAGGCGCCTGCCCCAGGGCTGATCTGCTCGTGGTCGGCAGTCGCCCACCATGTGCGCGCCTGATCCAGCTTCGCCCCCCGGTACAGCAGCCCAGCATCGCACTGTTCGCGCTTCCAGGCGGCGGCGTCCTCTTCAAGGTCCTGCCGAATGAGCAGACCGGCACGGTCGGTCTCGATCCATGCGCGGAGGCGGGGCCACGCACGCAGCAGCACCTCATGCGTGATCTCGACACCGTCCTGTCCTCGGGTGAGCAGGCGCCCCTCCGTGAATGCGTCGATGACAGCAGCGGCATGGTCGACGCCGTCGGTCAGCTCCATGTGGGGGATACGGCGGCGGGTGTCCTCCACGCCGTCACCGATTTTGATCAGGCGGAGGAACACAAGACGTACGGCGGCCTGCGCTTCCGCGTCCAGTGCGGCGAATAGTTGTTCGGCCGTGTTGGCCAAGGCACGCGGGATGCCGCCAGTTGAGCGGTAGCCGTCCACGGTGAGTACGTGGCCATGCCGGGCCTGCCAGGTCATCCGTAGGGCATGCGCCAGCAGTGGCAGCCGCCCCACCTCGTAACCGCCGACTCCGTCCGGAGGGTAGGCATCGGCACGCACGGTGGTGGCCACGGGCTGGTCGAGGTCCCGGAGCAGGACCTCGACCAACCCCGGTTCGACCTCGAGGCCGGCGGCCGAGGCCGGGAACAGGATCGCCTCCCGTACACCTTCCCGCGACAGCGGTCCGAGGAGGACCTGGCCCTCCTGTAAGGCCGACCTCAGCTGTGGGAAGTCGGCACAAGGCGTATAGAAGTCCGACCGGAGCCCGAAGACGATCAGCGCAGCCGGGGCCTCGCCGTGCGAGCCGCAGGCAGCCAGCGCGGAAAGCACATCGAGGAAGGAGTGCTGTTCCGGGGCGCTCTTGCACAGCGTGAACAACTCCTCGAACTGGTCGACTACGACGACCAGCCGCTGTCCAGCCGCTCCCTCGGAAGCGGCGCTGTCTTCGCGTGACCGCAGCGTCTCACGCACCATTGCCGCACACGCCGCCGCCTCTTCCCGAACGGCCTCACGAAGGCGCTGCGCACTGATGCCAAGTGCAGTCGCCAACTGCGCCGTCAACGTATCTAATGGCGTGCTCGTAGGCGTGAAGGATAAGCGCGGCCAGTCAGCGGAGCCGGCCAGTCTTCCCTCCGCTATGCCCGCCAGCAGCCCCGCATGCAGCAGAGAGGACTTTCCCGCCCCGGACGGCGCGACCACGGCCAACGGTCCGCCCCCATGCAGTCGCTCATCGAGGCGGGACAGCAACTGTGCGGTGAGTTCAGCCCGCCCGAAGAACCAGCGGGACTGCCCGGTGTCGAACGGCGCAAGCCCCGGATACGGGCACTGTGCCTGAGGGCTGCTTGCCTGCGACTGCCGACGCCGGTGAACGCCGTCCTCGTAGTGGAGATGCAGGTCCCGCTCTGCAATGTTCTGGTCCCGCCCGGCCTGAAATACACGCGCCTGGTCTGATGCTGCGGCCCGCAGTCGGGCCTGTGGCTCGTCCTCGGCGGAGTCGCCCGCGTGCGTCATCGTTCGGTGATGCTTTGGTCGCGCCCGGCTTGGTAGACCCGGCCGTGACCGGAGGCGGTTGCTTTCATCACCTGCGAGCTCACCGCCTGCTGCTCCTGCGCTGGCAGGACGGGAGCGAGGTGGTCGTCCAGGAGCACCCGGAGCTGGTCGGCAAGGCCCGGATCGGCGCGCAGCAGCAGCTGCAGCCGCATCTGCCAGTCGGTCACCAGATCCTGCTCGCGGTTCTCGTCGTTCTCCCGACGCGCCTCAACTACATGGGCGTGTGCGTCGGTGAGTTCCCTGTGAACGGACTCGGCCTGGTCGGGTCGAACCAAACGCCACCACTCGACCACATGAGTACGGGCCTGCTGCCACGCATCCGTGGCCATCGCCCCCACCAGAGCCGTACCAGCTGCCATCACGATCGGATCCATGGTGCCCCCTAGCCGTGTCCGACTTCATCACCGTACGAGGGAGCCGCCTGATGCGCAGCCCTTGAACTCGGTTTGTCCGCCGCGATATCTGAGTGGATCGGGTGAGCCAACACTCGACCGAACGCGACCGTTGGGAAACGCAGTTCGGCCACCGACCCGCGATTCACAGAACAAGGGCGGCGTCGGCCAGACGTGGACGATCACCCCCGTGGAAGCCTGCCCCCCGAAGCGCACAGCATCGTGGGGCCTGCCATCCTCACCGGCCTCTTCGGGCCCATCGCCGCATACTTCGACAGCTGACCACTGGCCCCGGCCCACGCTCTGCAGGACGGCACTGCGGTCTTGTCCTGCAGACACAGCAGCCAGCCAAGATCATTCGTAGGTCCCATGGCGCAGCAGGGCTTCTCGGTGCATCAGCCGGTTGCCGGCCACGCCGGTACGGCTCTCGATGCTCACGAGTCCAGGAGGACCAATCCCCAACAGCCCTTGGCTTGGGGCACTCACTTGCGCTGTGGCCTTCCTCGCGGGAGTTGTAGCAGACAACTTGATCGAGACAGTCCTTGGCCGTGTGCCCCTGCTGGTTGCACACATAGCAGCGAGCGTTTCCGGACCACCGTAGGGCTGTCGCTCGCCTACCAGGCGTCCCCGCACTCCGACGCCGACCTCGCCGCCGTCAGCGAGGCGGAGCGGGAGCTGGGCGAGACCGGGCGGGCGCTGCTGCGGCCGTCGGGCACCGAGCCGCTGGTGCGGGTCATGGTCGAGGCCGCCGACATCGAGCAGGCCCGGTCGGTGGCCGGGCGGCTCGCCGATGCCGTGAAGTCGGCCCTCGGCTAGTGCGGTCCCCGCGCGCCTAGTCCGCGTTCACTTGACGCTGCTGTTTCCAGAAGTGCTTCTGGGCCAGCAGCGTCAGTGTTCCCGCGACGACGATGCCCAGCAGGTTCAGCAGGAGCTGGTAGGTCGAGCCCAGGGTCTGGCTCGTGTCGCCGTAGGCCAGGGCCACGGCAGCGTTGGCGGCGGCCGGTACCGTCGTCACCGAGATGGCCACGCCGACCAGCGCGCCCGACTTCGCCGAGGTCAGGGAGAGGGTGCCGGCGATGCCGGCCAGCACTGCCACGATGAACGAGAAGGCGTCGGGGGCGTATACGAAGGCGGTGTTGGGCCTCGCGCCCTCCAGGCCGGACTTGTGGAACAGTCCGGCGGCATCCATGAACAGGCTGAAGCCGACCGTCAGTGCCATGGCCACCGCGAAGCCCACCAGCAAGGCGATCACGGAGCGCCAGGCCAGCCGGGGATGACGCTGGACCAGCGCCGTGCAGATGCCCGCCAGCGGACCGAACTCCGGCCCCACCGCCATCGCGCCCACGATGAGGACGGCGTTGTCCAGCACCACACCGCAGGCCGCGATCATCGTGGCCAGGGTGATGAACGCGACGTAGGTCACTGACAACGTCGACTCCTCGTGGGTCGCGTCCGTCAGGCCCTCCCACAGCACCGCGTCCGCGCCCTCACCCGGGGCATCCGCCTCGGCCTTGTCCGCGCGACGGGACAGCGAGAGGTCGACGTTCTCCACGGCGATCGACCCGGTCCTGTCAAGCTCCAGCTCGCGCAAAGAGGTGAGGAGTCCGTCGCCCGCCTCTCGCGCAACATCGCACAGCACGAGGTCTCCGGCGGGATTGCGGGCGGCTCCCGGCAGGACCACGAGGTGGGCGGTGCCGACCGTGTTCTCGATCTTCCGCACCACCTCGTCCGTCTTCTCGGCCGGGGTGATCAGGCGCAGATGCAGCATGACGCCTTTCTAACAGGTAGCCAGGTACACGTCACAGCTTGCGCAGCCGGCCGCTACCGGCTCGAGGTCGGCATCTCCGATGAGCTACCCCCGCGGGCGCCGGGACGGCAAGGTCGTCGAGGCGGCCCTGAAGGCTGAGGGGGAGCTACCCCCGCGGGCGCGAGGACGACCGGCCCTGCTCGACCACAGTCCGGCGGTCGAACTATCCCCGCGGGCGCGGGG of the Streptomyces sp. 1222.5 genome contains:
- a CDS encoding cold-shock protein: MATGTVKWFNAEKGFGFIAQDGGGPDVFAHYSAINSSGFRELQEGQSVTFDVTQGQKGPQAENINLA
- a CDS encoding calcium-binding protein; translation: MGKRAAATAVATLTITCLCTSTASADAHRGDTQVLSATINGGKAVLIGTAAQTSFTATVTASDPQGIDYIDPLLYRGPIAAPTGYLAAAQGPECASSKDGTTRCTWRFVMSQSWLQNADAGTWRLHVNATAQDGDYHWKDAAASVDVQRASHLTANPSPEPVTEGKSITITGALSRVNWTDSKYHGYANQRVRLQFRTPSGTYSTIKTVTSSSTGHLKATATASRDGYWRYSYAGSSTTAPITAPGDFVNVR
- a CDS encoding XdhC family protein codes for the protein MARPASATRPAYVGALGSKRAHARCAPILTNAGLNQTRIGRIHGPLGLDLGARRTRQARGPGSARGRGRSTADSRPGVMRSRGTPRLT
- a CDS encoding DUF389 domain-containing protein, whose protein sequence is MLHLRLITPAEKTDEVVRKIENTVGTAHLVVLPGAARNPAGDLVLCDVAREAGDGLLTSLRELELDRTGSIAVENVDLSLSRRADKAEADAPGEGADAVLWEGLTDATHEESTLSVTYVAFITLATMIAACGVVLDNAVLIVGAMAVGPEFGPLAGICTALVQRHPRLAWRSVIALLVGFAVAMALTVGFSLFMDAAGLFHKSGLEGARPNTAFVYAPDAFSFIVAVLAGIAGTLSLTSAKSGALVGVAISVTTVPAAANAAVALAYGDTSQTLGSTYQLLLNLLGIVVAGTLTLLAQKHFWKQQRQVNAD